A genomic region of Manihot esculenta cultivar AM560-2 chromosome 15, M.esculenta_v8, whole genome shotgun sequence contains the following coding sequences:
- the LOC110602445 gene encoding uncharacterized protein LOC110602445, with amino-acid sequence MVFSLPFQLYRDPPTPSSSPIHQHRALTHSSLSASLFPISTKSQNMNATRKAWIVAATIGAVEALKDQGICRWNYTIRSIQQYANNNIRSFKMLPSSGSGSSSGSASVSASGSSSMLLPAAVSNESMIKLKKQEASVEKVMALSCWGPSTTRF; translated from the coding sequence CAACTCCTTCCTCTTCCCCAATCCATCAACACAGAGCACTAACACACTCATCTCTTTCAGCCTCTCTCTTCCCCATCTCAACCAAATCTCAAAATATGAACGCTACAAGGAAAGCTTGGATCGTGGCTGCCACCATTGGCGCAGTTGAAGCACTCAAAGATCAAGGCATTTGCAGGTGGAATTACACTATTAGATCTATACAACAATACGCCAACAACAATATAAGATCCTTCAAGATGCTTCCTTCTTCTGGTTCTGGATCGTCTTCTGGATCTGCGTCTGTTTCTGCTTCTGGGTCTTCCTCAATGCTGCTACCAGCAGCTGTGTCTAATGAGAGTATGATTAAGTTGAAGAAACAAGAGGCTTCTGTGGAGAAAGTAATGGCTTTGAGCTGCTGGGGTCCCAGTACTACTAGATTTTAG